The Cognatishimia activa nucleotide sequence TTTAATTCCCTCGGATGGGAGTTCAAACTTGGCGTGAACTACAATGATACAGCTTTTGCAATGGTCGTTGTCTCTGTTTGGAAGCAAATTCCAGTCAACTTCATATTCCTGCTATCTGGTCTTCAGTCGATCCCAAAATCTGTGCGTGAAGCCGCGCTGATCGACAATCGATCCGCCTCTGGCCGCTTTTGGGATGTGACCTTCCCGTTGCTTGCACCGACTGGTTTCTTTCTGTTGATCATGAACATTACCTATTCGCTCTTTGACACATTTGGCGTGATCGACACGGTGGTAAAGGGCGAGCCTGGCAACAACCCGATGAGCCTCGTCTACAAAGTCTATGTGGATGGGTTCCGCGGCAATGACCTTGGCGGCTCTTCAGCTCAATCGGTTGTACTGATGGTGCTGGTGCTGGCGCTGACAATCTTCCAATTCCGCCTGGTTGAGCGGCGCATACATTATACGTGAGGACTGAAAATGACTGATACGTTAACGGCACAGTCTGCCGCGACACATGTGCGTCACCGGAAGATCAAATGGAACACCGTCTTTGATCACCTCGTGCTGATCGCCGGATCATTGATGATGATAGTTCCATTGGTTTTGGTGTTCCTGACGGCCTCACTGCCTGACACAGAGATTATCAAAGAAGGTCTTCAGTTTAAACTGGGCGACCAGCTTGGTCCGAACTTCCAGAAGGCAATGTTTGAGTCCAGTGGCTTCACCAATGAAAACACCGGCATGGTGATGTTGAAAAACTCCATGATTTTGGGGGTTGGCTTTGCGGTCGGGAAAATTGTTCTGGGGATGATGGCGGCCTATGCCTTGGTCTATTTCCGTTTGAAATTCGCGACCTTCGCATTCTGGATCATCTTCACCACGCTCTTACTGCCTTTGGAAGTGCGCATTCTGCCATCTTACGAGGTGATCCAAGGCCTTGGGCTGATGAACACCTATACCGGCTTGATTGTGCCTCTGATTGCTTCGGCAACTGCAACCTTCTTCTTCCGGCAATTCTTCCGCTCAGTTCCCGAGGAGCTGGTGGAAGCCGCGCGGATTGATGGAGCTGGTCCGGTCAAGTTCTTCGTCGATATTCTGGTCCCGCTAAGCCAGACCATGATCGCAGCGATGTTCATCATCATGTTTGTCTTTGGCTGGAACCAATATCTTTGGCCGACAATGATCACCACAGATGAGGGAATGTTCACCCTTGTGCGTGGGATTAAGCAGATCGTTCAGGATTTTGAAGGCTCAAACATTCCGGAATATGGACGTGCAAATCTATTGGCCATCATCGCGGTGCTGCCCCCGGTTGCCATCGTGGTCTTCTTCCAAAGCTGGTTCGTTAAGGGCCTGACGGAATCCGATAAATAAGGAAATCAGAAAATGGCAAATGTCATTCTGGATAATATTAAGAAAACTTACCCAAACGGGTTCAAAGCCGTACATGGCGCAGATTTCACAATTCAAGACGGTGAGTTCATCGTGCTTGTAGGCCCGTCTGGCTGCGGAAAATCCACGCTATTGCGTATGATCGCTGGGCTTGAAGACATCACCGAAGGCGCTCTGCATATTGGGGGCCGCGTTGTAAACGATGTGGACCCTGCAGATCGCGACATTGCGATGGTCTTTCAAAACTATGCGCTTTACCCCCATATGACTGTGGCCAAAAACATGGGCTATGGCTTGAAAAACCGCAAAATCTCACAGGAGGAGATTGATCGATCTGTTGCAAAAGCAGCAAAGGTCTTGAACCTGAGTGAGCTGATGGATCGCAAACCCAGCCAATTGTCTGGTGGTCAGCGTCAGCGCGTGGCGATGGGGCGCGCAATCGTGCGCAGCCCAGAACTGTTTCTGTTTGACGAACCTCTGTCCAACCTCGACGCAAAACTGCGCGGACAGATGCGCATCGAGATCCGCCGCCTCCAACGCGAACTGGGAGTGACTTCTATCTATGTGACCCATGACCAGGTCGAGGCGATGACAATGGCTGATCGAATTGTGGTTTTGAACGCGGGTCGTATCGAGCAGATCGGCACGCCTGCTGAGATCTATCACCGCCCGGCATCCACTTTTGTAGCCTCGTTTATGGGGGCTCCTCCAATGAACCTTGTAGATGCACAGGTCGAAAATGGTGTCGTTCGCATGGCCGATGGTGTGACCCTTGGTCAGACTGAGACCAATGAAAATGGACCAGTGACCTTTGGTATTCGCCCTGAAGACGTCGACCTCTCGGGCGAAGGCATCCCTTTGAATATTGAGATTGTTGAAGAACTCGGCGCGCAGCGCCTGCTGCATGGTCAGCTCAGCGGCCAAGACTTCTCAATTCATGTTCCAAAAGAAATTGGCGTCGAGCGTGGGCAACAGCAAGTCGGGTTCAAACCGGGCGCAATGCGGCTCTTTAGCAAGGAAACAGGGCGCGCACTATGATCACTGAAACAATAGCGGAGTTGCCGGCGGTGACTACGTCTCAGCGGGACCAGATTTTGGCCGCCCCGCGGACGCAAGCGGCGCACCGAGAGTTTTTAAACACTCTTCCTGCTATGAATACTGTAGAACTGGGCGGTCAACCCAAGAGTAGGGCGCTCCCAGAGACTTTTAGCATTGCGGCATGGAACGTCGAGCGTTGCCTTTTTCCAGAAGAAAGCGCTGAACACCTGCAAGACATCGCGCCGGATTTGGTTCTATTGTCTGAAATGGATCATGGCATGTCACGTACAAGCCAGGTCCACACCACGCGCGAATTCGCCTCACATATGGGGATGCAATATGCTTATGGTGTGGAATTCTTTGAAATGGGTCTTGGCGGTCCGACGGAACGTGAATTCTGTAGAGACGACTTCAACGAGCTAGGGTGGCATGGCAATGCCATTCTGTCGTCGGTTCCAATGCTTCGTACCGCAATGGTCCGTCTTGACCAAACAGGACATTGGTTTTGCGAAGCGAGCGGCGCAGATGATACAGAGCAGCCGCGCATTGGCGGGCGGATGGCTTTGCTAGCTGAGCTGCCGGTTCAAAACGGCACGATTACAGTGGTGTCGACACATCTGGAAAGCAATGCTGATGGTCCTTACCGAGAGCGGCAGTTTGAAATTCTGCTGAACGCAATTGACGACTTTGCGCCGAGTGGTCCAGTGCTGATCGGCGGAGATTTGAATACGGGCAATCACGTCCCTCCAGATTTCGACTGGCGGCAGGAAGGGCTTTTCGCCCTCTCCGAAAAGCAAGGGTATTCCTGGGATTTTACAGCACCGGGATACTCGACCCGCGCGAGCCTGATCTCGCCACATCCAGATCGGGTTATGAAGCTGGATTGGATAGCCGGCCGCGGATTCAACTGTTTGGATAAGGGCATCAAAGTTTCGCTTGGAAAAGACGAAAAACCATTGTCAGACCATGACCTCGTTTGGGCGAGGGTCGGACTAGTACCTTAGCTATTGTTACAGCTTTGGGACTTCTGCATGATGCTTCGGGTGCCGATGAATCTAGTTTCGGCAGTTCCACGACGGGCAACTTTGCCACGTCTCAACGCGGAGACAGCGTCTCCGCGTAAATGACTTTTAAGGGCTGTTCGCTTAACTTTTGCAGAGTCCGTTTATTTTGCGCGGCGCAGATATTCATAGCCATCGCAGCATTGGTCAATTTGCCCCCACAACCTTCGACCAATCGCAATCGAAACCGGGATGAGCGGGCAAAACGTAACTGATTAGACGTTTCTGACCTGCGTTAGGCGGCTAGGAATCCCCCATCTACAACAAGCTCTGTTCCCGTTACAAATGAGCTTTCATTTGACTATAGGAATAGCACCGCGTTGGCAATTTCACGTTCCTCCGCCAGCCGTCCCATTGGATACCGCGTCAACAGGATTTCTCGTAAGCCTTTGATCTTGCTGAATAACTCCTGCACCAATGGCGTTTCACAATGCCCTGGGTATACGAGGTTCACTCGAATTGACGACTTCGCATAGTCCAACGCCATGTTCCGTGAGAAGCTGACAAGCGCCGCCTTTGAGGCCGCATATGCACAGCTTTTGGTCTCACCGGTGAACGACGTAATTGATCCAGCAAGGACAATGGAACCACCTCCCGCTTTTTCCAAAAATGGGATGGTATGTTTGCAGGTCAGAAAGACGCCTTTTAAGTTGACCTGCATCACCTTGTCCCAGTCGTCTTCAGCCATGTCTACAGCTGTTCCGTTTGTTGTGATACCGGCGCATGCGAACACACCGTCTATTTTTCCAATCTGGTCTTGGGCGTTTTCCGCTGCTGCAAGAACACTTTCACCAGAGGTGACATCAACCTGTTGGGCACTTGCAGCGTATCCATCGGCGTTCAACGCGTCTGCGACTCTTTGTGCGGCATCAAGATTAATATCCGCGACAACAACCTGAGCGCCTTCTTCCGCGAGGCGACGCGCAGTCATCGCGCCCAAGCCCGAAGCACCACCGGTTATGAAAACGGATCGTCCGTTCATTCTCATTTTAAAGCCCTCAAAGCTGAATTTCACTGGGGTCAAACAACACGCGCCCCTCCTTGCCACCAACCAGTCGCAGAGTTTCTCCGGTTACATGCCCGCTCAGATGACTTGAAACCAGATAGGTCACGGCGTTTGCGACGTCTTCAGGAGTGGCGAACTTCCGTAGGCTCGCCGTTTGAAGGACTTTGATCATTTCATCCTTTGCTGTCAGCTTGGCTTCGATCATCCGAGTGCGCACAAATCCCGGGGCAACCAAGTTGACGCGCCCCTGCGGTGCAATTCGAATGATTTCATCCTTAAGGGTGGGCAGCAGTCCGCTGGTGAATGAGGCTTTGGCAGCAGAGTAGTCCGAATGCCCTGGTTGCCCCCAAACACCTGACATGGAACCGATAAGGACAACCGAAGGATCCCGTGGTGGAGTTGACGCGTTTTTAAGCTGATTGAGGTATCCACGCAGACTTAGGAATGCCGACGTCAAGTTGCGCTCAATGGTCGTGTTCCACTGTTCAAGCGACATGTCGGAAAGAGCAACTTGTTCCTCTTTTAAATATCCGGCATTGCAGACAAAATCGTGGATGACCCGATCCGCAGCCACGCGGGAAAACATGTCTTGCACCTCTTCCTCGACTGTCAGATCAGCCCGAAGGATGGTGGCACCATGTGTTTGGAATACCTGTTCGCCGGCGAGTGCCTCAACTCGATCTCTTGAAGAGTGATAGTGCAACAAAACATGTGCGCCCCCAGAAGCCAATTGCCGCGCAATCGCAGCCCCAATATCTCCCGATGCGCCAGTCACCAGTACGTTGCGACTGTGTAGTTTTGGATCCAATTTAGGCTTTCTTTTCAGGTTATCTGTTGTGATCTCATTTCTGGAGGACAGTGTTCGCCAGAAGCTGCCGAGCGCAGTTAGAAACGAGTTTCGCTAATCGCAAAGCACTTTTTGATGTAAATCGGTACATACCATTCGGTGCGAAGTCCCGCTTCCATCACAAAGGAGTCCCCAGCCCGAATAATCCGGGTTGACCGGTCATCTAAGTTGGTGACTTCCGCCTCGCCCTCAAGAATATGGCAGAATTCCGTGATGCCATCCATTGTTGCTCGAAACCGGCCAGCATTGCATTCCCAAATGCCAAATTTGGATCCGCTTTGGGTATCATTGCTGTAAAGCCAAACGCCTTGCTCTGCCTTTCCAGAGATCAAATTGGCGCTATCATCTTTAATGGTGCGCGCCACCTTTGGAGCATCAAATAAGATGAATTTAGGCTGTGCCGTTGTGTGGGTGAAGTTCTGAGCATTCATGAGGACCACTCCGAATTGTTTAGGAAAAGGACCGGGCTTTTTGAAAAGCCCGGCCTAGTTAAAGCTAATCCATTACACGGGAGATCAGCTTTGTATGTAGACCATATGAGTTTGAGTGAACTCATAGAGGCCGTGCTTGCCATCGGCACCTCCGATGCCGGACTTGCGAACACCTGCGTGGTAACCCTGCATGGCTTCAAAGTTGTTGCGATTGATGTAGGTCTCACCGAATTTCAACTCGCGGCAGGCCTGCATCGCAGAGTTGATGTCACGCGTGTAGATCGATGAAGTCAGGCCATATTCACTGTCGTTAGCGCGTGTGATTGCTTCGTCGATATCTTTCACAGTGTTGATTGGCAAAACAGGGCCAAAGACCTCTTTCTGCATAATCTCGCTGTCTTGAGCGCAATCGGTCAGAACGGTAGGTTGGTAGTAGTTGCCCTGACCCAAGTCAGCCACTTCGCCACCTGTAACAATCGATGCTCCAGCCGCTTTTGCGCGCTCGACCATTCCTGCGACCTTATCCAAACCGGCTTTGTTAATCATTGGTCCGTAGGCAACGCTGAAGTCTTCTGCTGGGTTGCCGAACTTTTGTTCGGACATTTTCTGAGACAGTTTTGCGACGAATTCGTCTTCGACACTGGCTTCCACGTAGACACGTTCTGCGCAATTGCAGACCTGACCGGAGTTAATGACGCGAGACGCAACAATCGCTTCTGCAGCCAGATCCAGATCAGCGTCCTTCAAGACAATCGCAGGAGCTTTGCCACCCAGTTCCAAATTCACTTTGGTGATGTTTTTGGCAGCTGCACCCATGATCCGAGAGCCGGTTTCTACGGAACCGGTGAAGCTCAGAAGGCCTACGTCAGGGTTTTCACAAAGCGCAGCACCCGCAACGGCGCCACGGCCATAAACCATGTTCACCACACCTTCAGGCATGTCGGTTTCTGCTAACAGATCCATAAACATGGCCGCGTTGTTTGGTGTTTCTTCCGACGGTTTCAACACGATGGTGTTGCCTGTCAAAAGGGCAGGCGCAAGCTTGCGTGCGATCAGGAAGAACGGGAAATTCCACGGCAGAATGCCACCAACAACCCCGATGGCCTGGCGGAACAGGAAGATGCTTTCGTTAGGGTTATCGGAAGTGACGATCTCACCTTCAAGACGGCGCGCCCATTCTGCCATGTAGTCAATGTAGTCAGCAGTGAAGTTCACTTCGACTTCCGCCAAACCCATGGTTTTGCCTTGCTCAGCCACGATGGCCTTAGCAAGCGCCGGCACGTTTTGACGAATTTTTGCTGAGATTTGGCGCAGATATCCGGCGCGCTCGATTGGTGCCTTTGCCTCCCAGCTCCTCTGGGCGGATTTAGCTGCTGCGATCGCATCGGCAACTGCCTCAGGTGAAGTTTCTGGAATTTCAGACAAGACCGCACCGGTCGCTGGATTGAGCACGGGGATTACGCCCTGCGCCTTTGCATCGACAAATCCGCCGTTGATGAAATTACGGTGTTGAATCGTCATTCTTTCCTCCCGATCCATACATAGTTCTATTATGCAGAACTAATCTATTGCAATGCAATACTCGATTCCAATTTTGATTCTGTCAACCGTGAACGAACCGCAACAAAAAAGGCGCGGTAAAGCCGCGCCTTAATCAAGATCCAAGACCACTCATCTGGTCTCGAGGTAATCCAATATTCGCATGAACCAGATAGCCGTACCCATGCCAAACATTTTACTACGCCTGAATGGGACGGTTTTGATTTTTGAAATGGGAAGGGACAATGAGTTAGCATCCGCACCCAAAACGCGTTCTGACAAGACGCGCCCCATCACCATCGACATCGCGACGCCACGGCCGTTGTAGCCAAGACCAGCAAGCAATCCGGGTTGCGGTTCGTGAAGATGAGGCAAGTGATCATCGGTGATGGCTATTCGACCACCCCATTGGTGGGTCCACTCCACGCCTTTCAACTGAGGATAGACACGCTCCGAATCTTTTTGAAGCCAGTCAAATCCCGACAGGGTTTCGCCTGGTCCCGGACGCCCCAGCCCTCCGTAAACCAGTCGATTATCTGGCTCACGGCGTGCATACATGATGACGCGCCGGCTGTCAGAGATTGTGTGGCCTTCCGGTAGGATCGAATTAATCACCGCATCGGGAAGCGGGGCGGTCGATATCTGGATAGGGGTCAATGGCACGATGCTTTTTGACAATCCCGGTAACAGATCATCTGAATAGGCATTTGTTGCCACAACGACCCAATCGGATTGAACGGATCCTTTAGGTGTCTTGGCGATCCACTTTTGACCGTTCTTAGCCAGTGACAGCACAGGGCTTTTTCCAAAAAACTGCGCTCCGCGTTCCGTTGCGGCTTTCGCCAATCCCTGTGCGAACATCTTTGGATGCACCGCGCCGCCCTTGTGGGTGATTACACCTGACAAGTATGATTTGGTTCCAGACAAGCGATTTAGCTCGTCTCCTTCAACCACCTCTGCGGTTGACCCATACGCACGCCAGTTCTCAATGTCTCTCAGTGAGGCGCGATGTGCTTTGGAACTATGGTTGACCCGTAGCCAACCCTTTTGGCGCGCCTGGCATTCAATCTGGTAGGTGCGCACGAGTTCAAAAAGCTCGTCAGCAGAGTTTAGGGACGCCTCTGTTACTCGCTCAAAATAGGTGTCACCAAGCAACTGGTGCAGTTGTTTTGGCGAGTTGAAGGGAAGAAGCGGGTTGACCTGTCCCCCGGTACGTCCCGACGCTCCCCAAGCCACATCCGCAGCATCTAAAACAACTACCTTTGTCCCAGCTGCCACCAAGTTCAGTGCAGTTCGTAATCCGGTGAAGCCCGCTCCAATAATGGTGACATCCGCTGATATTTGATCTTCCAAGGATGCATGTGGCGTATCGGGCGGTGCCGTGGCCTGCCACAACGATTGCTGAACCGGTGGTACAGGCGGAGTATTTTGAATCATCGGAATCTCATATTGCAGAACACGCCTATCAATATGTGAGACAATATGCTAATTGGTCAAGCCACAGTTTAACTCGATCGCCAACCAATGATCTTGGAAACTTCTTCAGCCGCTGCTTTCACTTTTTCAGATTGCGCGATGACATCGGCGGAACCGGCTGCCTGCTCAAGTGACCAGAGAGACATGCAGGCGACCACATCGTCCTGTTCGTTGAAAATCGGCGCGGCAATACCCGTAACCTGAAGCACTTCTTCTTTAACAGCGCGGCCATAGCCATTTGCTTTTGTTTCCCAGAGTGACCGATTAAGTTCCTCCGCGGACGTCAGTGTGAATTCCGTGAATTTTTCGTATTCAAGGCTTTCGAGCAGTTCTTGCTTTCTATTTTCTGACATAAACGCAAGAAACACTTTACCTGCAGCAGTGCAATGCAACGGGGCATGGTCACCGGAATGCGCCGCATATCGGACAGGAACATAGTCCGCTGTACGCAAATAAAGAATCGTCTGACCATCAAGAATGGATAAGGCAGCATTCATCTTTGTTGCTTCGCTCAAGCGATTCATCGGTTCTGCAGCGACTTGTTGTAGATCGATTCTTCGCCAAGCAGAACGCGCCCATTGATGTAACCGAGAACCGGTCCGGTAAGTTCGAGATGGCTTGTCGTATGAAATCAGCTCTTCACCTTGCAACACTGCGAGAATGCGATGGCAGGAGCTTTTCACAAACCCTGTGCGTTCTACAATCTCTGAAAAAGCAAGGGGTTGGCGTGCCTCGGACAGTATATCCATGACCGTCGCACACTTTGTGACAATGGAACTTTCAGTTGATCTGCCCATAATTCTCTTACTCCATCTACTGCAATGTAGAACTAGCGACACGCCTGCGCCTTGGCAACCGCGCTGCTTTTCTGAGCAAAAATAAAAATATTGACGCAGCTTCCCATGCCTGACTACTATCGATTTGCGGGACCAAAGTTCCGCAATGCAAGACAAATAGAAAGAGCTGCACACCGCAGAGTTGATCCAACAGGAGACAAAAATGAAAAAGCTGATGACAGCACTTGTCGCGGGAACCGCACTGAGCGCATCCATGGTGCCTGCACAGGCGCTCGACGAGATTACCGTTGCTTATTTCCTTGAGTGGCCATTGCCGATGATGGAAGCGAAAGCTTCAGGCGCATATGATGAAGCCCTTGGCATGAAGGTGAACTGGGTAAGCTTTGAAACCGGTACTGCAATGAGCGCAGCGATGGCATCTGGTGACGTTCAGATCGCGGTAAGCCAAGGTCTCCCACCTTTCGTTGTTGCGGCTTCTGCCGGTCAGGACCTTCAGATTGTTGACGTTGCGGTGACTTACTCTGAGAACGACAACTGCGTTGTTTCCACTGATCTGGAAATCGACAAGACCAATGCTTCCGAGCTGGCGGGTAAGAAAGTGGCAGTGCCTCTGGGCACAGCGGCACACTACGGCTTCCTGCGTCAGATGGATCACTTCGGTGTGGAGCTTTCCAGCTTGGACGTCGTCGATATGGCCCCACCTGAAGGTGCTGCGGCACTGGCGCAAGGCTCGATTGATTTCGCTTGCGGTTACGGCGGTGGTCTGACCCGCATGAAAGAACATGGCAACGTATTGCTGACAGGTGCAGAGAAGGAAGACCTCGGCATTCTGGTGTTTGACGTCACATCCACTCCGGCAGCCTTTGCAGCGGAAAATCCAGACCTGGTTGCGACCTTCCTAAAGGTAACAGCAGACGCAAACACACGCTGGACCTCCGGTGAAGGTGGCGAAGAAATGCTGGCGGTTCTTGCGAAAGAAGCTGGTATGGATCTTGAGGCGGCACGCGGCGCGATTGCGACAATGGGTTTCCCAAGCCTTGATGAACAGCTGTCCGCAAAATGGATGGATGGCGGTATCCAGACCTTCATGAAAGGTGTGGCAGACGTTTTCGTAAATGCGGGCAGCATCGGTGCTTCTCAGCCTAGCTACGAGACCAACGTCAACATCGAGACAATGCAAATCGCCAACGAAGGCTGATTTGACACTCAAGCGGAGCCGTCTCCCCCGGCTCCGCTACCCCTCACTCCCATCTTTTATTTCGAGGTCAATTTTTAAGACCTCCATCCATCCTTTCCAGGAGGGAATATGACAGGACTATCAATCGAGAACATCTCGATGCGTTTTGATTTGCCCGATGGCGGTCATGTCCAAGCGCTTCAAGATGTCAGCCTAGACTTGAAACAGGGCGAGCTCATGAGCGTGCTTGGCCCGTCAGGTTGTGGCAAAACCACGCTCCTCAATATCGTTGCCGGGTTTCTCGGCGCAACTTCAGGTCAAATTTCGCTGAACGGGCATCGCGTCGATGGACCCGACGCTGAACGCGGCATGGTCTTTCAGAAAGGCGCGCTGTTTGAGTGGATGAGCGTGCGTGACAACGTCAGCTTCGGTCCACGTATGGCTGGAAAATCCGAAAGCGATTACGGCGCAGAAGTTGATCATTTGTTGGAGGTCGTCGGCCTTAAAGACTTCAAAGAGAAAGCGATTTACGAACTTTCCGGCGGGATGCAGCAACGCGTGGCCCTCGCACGCTGCCTGGCCAACCATCCTGATGTGATCTTGATGGATGAACCTCTAGGTGCATTGGACGCGCTTACGCGTGAAAAGATGCAGTCCTTGGTTCTGAAGCTCTGGAAAGAAACTGGTAAGACCATCATCTTGATTACCCACTCTGTGGAAGAAGCTCTCTTGCTGGGTGAACGTCTCTTGGTGATGGCCCCAAGGCCGGGTCGCATTCATACCGAATACCGGCTGCCCTTTGCTGATCTTGGAGTTGGGCAAGATTTACGTGAAGTGAAAAAACATCCTGACTTTGCAGTAAAGCGCGACGAAATCCTCAGCATGATCTGGGATATGGAAGAAGAAATTATGGGCCGCTCGGAGGATGCAGCATGATTCCTATTCTGATTTATGCAGGTATCTTCATTGCCTCTTTTTTCATTGTGAAAGCCATTGCCGGTCAGGCGACAAAAAGTGGTTTCAACTCACTGAAAACCGTCACCTTCGGAGACGAAAGCGCGGTCACTTCTGATCGCACGGCCTCCGTTATTTCTATCCTGACTATCTTTGTGATTTGGGGCGCCTTCACCGGGTCCAAAATCCTGCCAGGCTTCCTGCACGCTCCAGGTCCTTTTGTAGGTGAGGCGACTTTTTCCTACACCGTCGAAGCCTCCGACGGCGCTCAGGACGACGCGGATGTAACCGTCCTGGTCTATGAGGGCACCCTGAAACCCGACGTTCCTGAAGTGGAAGCGGGTGATGGTTTCGCCAAGAATGACTCTCTTATTATCGCGGCTTACCGTAGCCAATTGGCTCGACTGGATCGCAATGATGAGCAAGGTAGAGATGAAGGGGCCAAAATCACTGCCGTGAACGGTCAATCCATCGCCCCGGGTGATGACATTCAAACCGACTTTGGTCGCGTAACAATGTCACAACGCGGGACCCTGAACATTGTGCCTGACACTGGTTGGCAGATGGAACCCATTTGGTTGCCTGCTCCCGAAGCAGTTTTTAGTCGCTTCGGTGAAATCATCAGCGAAGGTTTCCGCAACTACACTTTGGGTGAACACCTTGGATACTCGCTCTTCCGCGTTATTGCGGGCTTTGTCCTTGGCGCATTGGCGGGCATTCCACTGGGCTACGCTATGGGTCTGTCCAATTGGTTCCGCGGCTGGTTTGACCCAATCGTAGAATTTATGCGTCCTGTTCCACCGCTGGCATTGATCCCGCTTGTGATCATCTGGGCTGGGATTGGCGAGGCTGGAAAGATCATCTTGCTGTTCCTTGCAGCGCTCTGGATCATGGCGATCGCAGCACGGTCAGGTGTGTCAGGCGTGAATATCTCTAAGGTCCACGCGGCCTATTCACTTGGCGCTTCCAAAGCGCAGATCATGCGTCACGTGATCATCCCGAATTCACTTCCGGAAATCTTTACCGGTGCACGGGTTGCAATGGGGGTCTGCTGGGGCACCGTTGTTGCGGCAGAACTGGTTGCTGCGGAAAAGGGTGCGGGCATGATGATCATGGTGGCCTCGAGGTTCCAAAACACAGACATCGTGATCATGGGCATCATCCTGATCGGTGTGATTGGATTTGGCATCGACGTATTGATGCGCTGGGCTGAAAGAAAGCTTGTGCCTTGGAAAGGTCGAAGCTGAGCAATTGTGGCGGCCTCACGGCCGCCACGCATCCTTATATGCTGTTTGAGCGCATTGATGGATGGAAGACCATATCAACACAAGCATTTCCCAAATCACTTCGAAGAGCTGCAATCCGATCTTGCGCAAATAATGTACGCGGTATTTGCTGATGTCTCAATTGAACTTGAGCACAAAGTCGCATTTCGCGCCATTTATCTATCATTGGCTTCTTTGACTGAACTGACACACCATTTTCGCAATTTCAGCGAAGGATCAGTTTCAACCTTTAGAGCTTTTCCATGGGTGGTACTTTATTCAGGCGCTCACTTCAGGAAATTAAACCGATACGATAAAACACGTTGGCACTTTTGCCGAAGATCGCATCATGATGCATGTCTTC carries:
- a CDS encoding ABC transporter permease subunit, which produces MTDTLTAQSAATHVRHRKIKWNTVFDHLVLIAGSLMMIVPLVLVFLTASLPDTEIIKEGLQFKLGDQLGPNFQKAMFESSGFTNENTGMVMLKNSMILGVGFAVGKIVLGMMAAYALVYFRLKFATFAFWIIFTTLLLPLEVRILPSYEVIQGLGLMNTYTGLIVPLIASATATFFFRQFFRSVPEELVEAARIDGAGPVKFFVDILVPLSQTMIAAMFIIMFVFGWNQYLWPTMITTDEGMFTLVRGIKQIVQDFEGSNIPEYGRANLLAIIAVLPPVAIVVFFQSWFVKGLTESDK
- a CDS encoding endonuclease/exonuclease/phosphatase family protein; amino-acid sequence: MITETIAELPAVTTSQRDQILAAPRTQAAHREFLNTLPAMNTVELGGQPKSRALPETFSIAAWNVERCLFPEESAEHLQDIAPDLVLLSEMDHGMSRTSQVHTTREFASHMGMQYAYGVEFFEMGLGGPTEREFCRDDFNELGWHGNAILSSVPMLRTAMVRLDQTGHWFCEASGADDTEQPRIGGRMALLAELPVQNGTITVVSTHLESNADGPYRERQFEILLNAIDDFAPSGPVLIGGDLNTGNHVPPDFDWRQEGLFALSEKQGYSWDFTAPGYSTRASLISPHPDRVMKLDWIAGRGFNCLDKGIKVSLGKDEKPLSDHDLVWARVGLVP
- a CDS encoding SDR family NAD(P)-dependent oxidoreductase; the encoded protein is MNGRSVFITGGASGLGAMTARRLAEEGAQVVVADINLDAAQRVADALNADGYAASAQQVDVTSGESVLAAAENAQDQIGKIDGVFACAGITTNGTAVDMAEDDWDKVMQVNLKGVFLTCKHTIPFLEKAGGGSIVLAGSITSFTGETKSCAYAASKAALVSFSRNMALDYAKSSIRVNLVYPGHCETPLVQELFSKIKGLREILLTRYPMGRLAEEREIANAVLFL
- a CDS encoding ABC transporter permease subunit, translating into MKRAGFAVTWLPMLLLLPQLSIIAVFFYWPAAHAVHSSFFLQDPFGFGSTFVGLDNYTDLLGNAQYMKVAGFTVVFTLLVTFFSLAIALLLAVKADTVLRGAKTYRTLLMWVYAVAPPVAGVIGILMFDQSHGPLTEFFNSLGWEFKLGVNYNDTAFAMVVVSVWKQIPVNFIFLLSGLQSIPKSVREAALIDNRSASGRFWDVTFPLLAPTGFFLLIMNITYSLFDTFGVIDTVVKGEPGNNPMSLVYKVYVDGFRGNDLGGSSAQSVVLMVLVLALTIFQFRLVERRIHYT
- a CDS encoding cupin domain-containing protein, which codes for MNAQNFTHTTAQPKFILFDAPKVARTIKDDSANLISGKAEQGVWLYSNDTQSGSKFGIWECNAGRFRATMDGITEFCHILEGEAEVTNLDDRSTRIIRAGDSFVMEAGLRTEWYVPIYIKKCFAISETRF
- the ugpC gene encoding sn-glycerol-3-phosphate ABC transporter ATP-binding protein UgpC — its product is MANVILDNIKKTYPNGFKAVHGADFTIQDGEFIVLVGPSGCGKSTLLRMIAGLEDITEGALHIGGRVVNDVDPADRDIAMVFQNYALYPHMTVAKNMGYGLKNRKISQEEIDRSVAKAAKVLNLSELMDRKPSQLSGGQRQRVAMGRAIVRSPELFLFDEPLSNLDAKLRGQMRIEIRRLQRELGVTSIYVTHDQVEAMTMADRIVVLNAGRIEQIGTPAEIYHRPASTFVASFMGAPPMNLVDAQVENGVVRMADGVTLGQTETNENGPVTFGIRPEDVDLSGEGIPLNIEIVEELGAQRLLHGQLSGQDFSIHVPKEIGVERGQQQVGFKPGAMRLFSKETGRAL
- a CDS encoding SDR family NAD(P)-dependent oxidoreductase; its protein translation is MDPKLHSRNVLVTGASGDIGAAIARQLASGGAHVLLHYHSSRDRVEALAGEQVFQTHGATILRADLTVEEEVQDMFSRVAADRVIHDFVCNAGYLKEEQVALSDMSLEQWNTTIERNLTSAFLSLRGYLNQLKNASTPPRDPSVVLIGSMSGVWGQPGHSDYSAAKASFTSGLLPTLKDEIIRIAPQGRVNLVAPGFVRTRMIEAKLTAKDEMIKVLQTASLRKFATPEDVANAVTYLVSSHLSGHVTGETLRLVGGKEGRVLFDPSEIQL